A single genomic interval of Candidatus Bathyarchaeota archaeon harbors:
- a CDS encoding ATP/GTP-binding protein, with product MPLAFIIGTAGSGKSLFTAAFADWLKMSKQDVAVVNLDPGALKLPYQPDVDVRNYVDVGNLMEKYNLGPNGALIMAADLIADEIENLTRDIEEVHADIVLVDTPGQMELFAFRASGPYIVNELTKEPKALIYLFDAVFSINPLNYVSNMFLSAAVYNRFFTPQVHVLSKMDLIPKKDAQTIASWSANPMALESAIEQKLEGTKRLFSRNMMQAITKLGLKFLLMPVSSKTNEGMVNINTTLERILNYGEKYTT from the coding sequence ATGCCCTTAGCATTCATCATAGGAACCGCTGGCAGCGGCAAATCCCTATTCACTGCCGCGTTTGCAGATTGGCTAAAAATGAGCAAGCAAGACGTCGCAGTCGTCAACCTGGACCCCGGAGCGCTTAAACTGCCCTATCAACCAGATGTGGATGTCCGCAACTACGTTGACGTGGGCAACTTGATGGAGAAATACAACCTCGGCCCCAATGGAGCCTTGATTATGGCGGCAGACTTGATTGCCGATGAAATCGAAAACTTGACACGCGATATCGAAGAAGTTCATGCGGACATCGTTTTGGTTGACACTCCGGGGCAGATGGAGTTGTTTGCTTTCCGCGCAAGTGGACCCTACATCGTAAACGAGCTCACTAAGGAGCCTAAAGCGCTGATTTATCTCTTCGATGCGGTCTTTTCTATAAACCCGCTAAATTATGTCTCTAACATGTTCCTTTCCGCAGCCGTTTACAACCGCTTCTTCACGCCGCAGGTGCATGTGCTCTCCAAGATGGATTTGATTCCCAAAAAAGATGCACAAACCATTGCTTCGTGGTCAGCTAATCCCATGGCCCTTGAGAGCGCGATTGAACAGAAACTGGAGGGCACCAAACGCCTTTTTAGCCGTAACATGATGCAAGCCATCACCAAGTTAGGCTTAAAGTTCCTTTTGATGCCTGTATCTTCAAAAACCAACGAAGGCATGGTTAACATCAACACCACGCTTGAACGCATCCTCAACTATGGTGAAAAATACACGACTTAA
- a CDS encoding PQQ-binding-like beta-propeller repeat protein, with protein MFRKATVCLFSLALLLLPSVALAEQPLDWPMFRGNLKNDGATTSAAPQSNQTLWKFNTGGQVGSPTVVDGVVYVGSYDHNVYAFDAATGKVIWAYETGSIVISKPAVSGGIVCVGSEDFNLYALDAATGRKLWNFSTGYYVDSDPAIVDGVVYFGSEDSKVYALNLASGELLWSYQTGDSIMLSATVVSEGLVYVGSLDRKLYCLNAADGALVWSYTTGDQIISVPAVANGTVYVGSADNYVYALGAVDGSLKWRFQTGDDVYSSPQMVDGVVYVGSLDGRVYALDATDGEQVWAFEAGAGIASSPTVADGVVYVGANDNRLYALNASTGLPKWSYTTGDIVISCPAVAGGMVFVGSWDGRFYAFSTELGVLMWSFSTGGKIDSSPTVADGRVYVGSHDGKIYALDAYTGMVGYDWELHNTVVWSYDTGDMVMFSSPAIADGTIYVASYNGKIYALDAQTGSLKWSYLTGFAVVSSPTVYDGVVYVGSEDFVFYALNASDGALLWKFETGDQIVVSSAALVNGTVFFGSNDGYVYALDASDGDLVWKFKTGGHVVSSPAVVDGVLYVGSYDRNVYALKSSDGTLLWSFATGNAVSSSPSVANGLVYVGSDDNKLYALHASDGSEAWTYTTQGPVASSPAIAGDTVLFGSYDGKLYALNTQTGALRWSYQTEDKVVSSPTAANGIVYVGSYDHMVYAFGSVQDRDGSDGLPVGLVARVVIAVSLIAVIGALIWLRKNKCHP; from the coding sequence ATGTTTAGAAAAGCAACCGTCTGCTTATTCTCCCTTGCACTGCTTCTGCTTCCAAGCGTCGCACTAGCCGAGCAGCCGCTGGATTGGCCGATGTTCCGCGGCAACCTCAAAAACGACGGAGCCACAACTTCAGCCGCACCCCAGTCGAACCAGACGCTTTGGAAGTTTAACACGGGCGGTCAAGTAGGTTCCCCCACAGTAGTCGACGGTGTGGTCTATGTGGGTTCTTATGATCATAACGTGTACGCTTTCGACGCGGCAACGGGCAAGGTTATTTGGGCTTATGAAACGGGCAGTATTGTGATTTCGAAGCCTGCGGTTTCGGGCGGCATCGTCTGCGTGGGTTCGGAAGATTTTAACCTTTACGCCCTTGATGCAGCCACGGGGCGGAAGCTTTGGAATTTTTCGACAGGCTACTACGTGGATTCTGACCCAGCCATCGTTGACGGGGTGGTTTATTTTGGTTCGGAGGACAGCAAAGTCTACGCCCTAAATCTTGCCAGTGGCGAGTTGTTGTGGAGTTATCAGACAGGCGACAGCATAATGCTTTCCGCAACAGTCGTCAGCGAAGGCTTAGTGTACGTGGGCTCGCTGGATAGGAAGCTCTACTGCTTAAACGCAGCCGACGGCGCATTGGTTTGGAGCTACACGACAGGGGACCAGATTATTTCTGTGCCTGCAGTCGCCAACGGAACCGTCTACGTGGGCTCAGCGGACAACTATGTCTACGCTTTGGGCGCAGTGGATGGTAGCTTGAAATGGCGGTTCCAAACTGGAGATGATGTTTACTCTTCGCCTCAAATGGTGGATGGCGTGGTCTATGTGGGGTCGCTTGACGGCAGAGTGTACGCGCTCGATGCGACGGATGGGGAGCAGGTTTGGGCTTTTGAGGCAGGTGCAGGTATCGCGTCTTCGCCAACCGTTGCAGACGGCGTGGTTTACGTGGGAGCAAACGATAACAGGCTCTATGCTCTTAACGCGTCAACTGGGTTGCCCAAATGGAGTTACACTACAGGTGACATCGTTATTTCTTGCCCCGCAGTGGCAGGGGGGATGGTTTTTGTGGGGTCTTGGGATGGCAGATTCTACGCTTTCAGCACTGAGCTGGGTGTTTTGATGTGGAGTTTCTCAACGGGGGGCAAAATTGACTCTTCGCCCACGGTGGCGGATGGGCGGGTTTATGTTGGTTCTCATGACGGCAAAATCTACGCTTTGGACGCTTACACGGGGATGGTGGGTTACGACTGGGAACTCCACAACACCGTAGTTTGGAGCTACGATACAGGCGACATGGTTATGTTCTCCAGCCCCGCCATCGCCGACGGCACAATCTATGTGGCTTCCTACAACGGCAAAATCTACGCCCTCGACGCCCAAACAGGCAGCCTCAAATGGAGTTACCTGACGGGTTTCGCGGTGGTTTCTTCCCCCACAGTCTACGACGGCGTGGTGTATGTTGGTTCGGAGGACTTTGTTTTCTACGCGCTTAACGCTTCTGACGGTGCCTTGCTATGGAAGTTTGAGACTGGCGACCAGATTGTGGTTTCCTCCGCCGCCTTAGTGAATGGCACGGTGTTTTTTGGGTCAAACGACGGCTACGTTTACGCTTTGGACGCTTCTGATGGGGATTTGGTGTGGAAGTTTAAGACGGGAGGGCATGTGGTTTCTTCGCCTGCCGTTGTGGATGGCGTGTTGTATGTGGGCTCCTATGACCGCAATGTGTATGCCCTAAAATCCTCAGATGGCACGCTACTGTGGAGTTTCGCAACTGGCAACGCAGTTTCTTCTTCACCCTCAGTAGCTAACGGTTTGGTTTATGTGGGCTCCGACGACAACAAACTCTACGCATTGCACGCCTCGGATGGCTCTGAAGCGTGGACTTACACCACACAGGGACCGGTGGCTTCTTCGCCCGCAATAGCTGGCGACACAGTGCTTTTTGGCTCCTACGACGGCAAACTCTACGCCCTCAACACCCAAACAGGTGCATTGAGGTGGAGTTATCAGACAGAAGACAAAGTCGTCTCCTCACCCACCGCAGCAAACGGCATAGTTTACGTTGGCTCCTACGACCACATGGTCTACGCCTTTGGCTCTGTGCAAGACCGTGACGGTTCAGACGGTTTACCTGTTGGGTTGGTTGCACGTGTGGTGATTGCGGTTTCGCTAATTGCAGTCATAGGCGCACTTATCTGGCTTAGGAAAAACAAATGCCACCCTTAA
- a CDS encoding radical SAM protein has translation MASNKKVALVNPPLPVDIGHHPQFPPLGLAYMAAVLDQNGFEVKVIDCPVSHYDHDKLKAELSAFQPALIGTGSMTPTIESAFKCAQVAREVCPEARIVMGGPHATFSDSEVLTIEKTVDVIVRGEGEETLLELAKQPDTGMKLGDIKGISFRKDGEVIRTADRPFIADLDALPLPAYKFLPIEKYYVSKRKLLPIITSRGCPYACSFCVASQMFGQRFRARSPKNVLDELEWLQNEFGAEGVAFQDDTFTFDRKRAMAICDGMIERKLKLHWGCGTRADVVTKEVLDKMAKAHCDETMFGVESGCTSMRAVLKKGVTNEQIENAIKWAKDAGMFVTVSVILGYPGETKETLQETLDFAAKIQPDDVWLCHATPYPGTHLREIVVKNGWPMSQDWKTYNTMNPIYEDPNLPAKEIAEMRRRFYNKFYSPRYIMRQAVKGYIKGNLYSKIMTRTAINYNLWRIMSKM, from the coding sequence ATGGCGTCTAACAAAAAAGTAGCCCTCGTCAATCCACCTCTCCCAGTAGATATCGGTCATCACCCACAGTTTCCGCCGCTTGGTTTAGCCTACATGGCGGCTGTGCTGGACCAGAACGGGTTTGAAGTCAAAGTCATCGACTGCCCAGTCAGCCACTACGACCACGACAAACTCAAGGCGGAGTTGTCAGCGTTCCAGCCAGCCCTAATCGGCACGGGCTCGATGACGCCAACCATTGAATCCGCGTTTAAGTGCGCTCAGGTGGCACGGGAAGTGTGCCCAGAAGCCCGCATAGTCATGGGCGGCCCACACGCGACCTTTTCAGACAGTGAAGTTCTCACAATTGAGAAAACTGTTGATGTAATTGTTCGGGGTGAAGGCGAAGAAACGCTGCTTGAACTCGCCAAACAACCCGACACAGGAATGAAACTTGGCGACATCAAAGGCATAAGCTTCCGCAAAGATGGCGAAGTTATCCGCACCGCAGACCGCCCCTTCATAGCCGACCTTGACGCTTTGCCGCTACCAGCATACAAGTTCTTGCCCATCGAGAAATACTACGTCTCCAAACGTAAACTGCTGCCAATCATAACCAGCCGCGGTTGCCCTTACGCTTGCAGTTTCTGTGTAGCGTCTCAGATGTTTGGTCAACGTTTTCGTGCGCGTAGCCCAAAAAATGTGCTTGACGAGTTAGAGTGGCTGCAAAACGAGTTCGGCGCAGAAGGGGTCGCATTTCAAGATGACACATTCACCTTTGACCGCAAACGCGCCATGGCAATCTGCGACGGCATGATCGAACGCAAGCTAAAGTTGCATTGGGGGTGTGGTACCCGCGCGGACGTCGTCACCAAAGAAGTTCTTGACAAGATGGCCAAGGCGCATTGCGACGAAACGATGTTCGGCGTGGAATCAGGCTGTACCAGCATGCGTGCGGTTCTCAAGAAGGGGGTAACTAACGAGCAGATCGAGAACGCTATCAAATGGGCAAAAGACGCAGGCATGTTTGTCACCGTCTCAGTCATCTTAGGTTACCCTGGTGAAACTAAAGAAACCTTGCAGGAAACATTGGATTTCGCAGCAAAAATTCAGCCCGACGATGTTTGGCTCTGCCACGCCACACCATACCCAGGCACACACCTCCGCGAAATTGTGGTCAAAAACGGTTGGCCGATGTCGCAGGATTGGAAAACTTACAACACGATGAACCCTATCTATGAAGACCCGAATTTGCCAGCTAAAGAAATCGCGGAGATGCGAAGACGCTTCTACAACAAGTTCTACAGCCCCCGCTACATTATGCGCCAAGCAGTTAAAGGTTACATCAAAGGGAACCTGTACAGCAAAATCATGACCCGCACCGCCATAAACTATAACCTCTGGCGAATCATGTCCAAAATGTAG